ACctagtttgttgttttttggaGAGTTACTTCGAACGTATCAAATCAATAAAAATGTCACTTTTAATTCATATCAAAAGGAAAGCTACTGCTACAACTAGGTATGAGATCAAGCTTGTAAAGGCTATAAATCATCCTATTGTTCATAACTTAATCAAAACTTACCAAAGTTATTTGAGAAACTTCTGTTAACAATCCATCAATATAATTTAGTTTGCGTTATTAACTGACAAGAAGTGTAATGAACTTACGCTTCAAAATTATCCAGTTGCCAATCAAGTTTTCTATTGTTTCATTATGAAAGGCAAATAAtctagttacttatcgattttaatcggtaagtatgtagataggtatttgtctgtttatctgttagatgcacgcgatatctcacgaaagtgattGGATCTGATGCAGATtgtgcatgtgcattcatcatatctcgtacctgtagcctattgattttgggcgaattatggaaataattagcgagttatttattaatcagtgatgggacacaaggtgtcactatggagtaagagcgctgttttggggatcccctaactatcgatcgataagtcttcggtctttgaccgatattctcgtgaTTACTCGTTGTTTATCGATACGCATTCattatatttatgaaacaataAATGTCAATCATGAACTCTCTAATTTTGCTTCCATGTTCACGAGCGTAGTTTCTGATAAAGGCGAAGGACGTTGCTCTCCGCATACTTACTTTTTACTATCCCTAGACAAAGAATACGAAATTGATAGATGGCAGTGTTAAGGATGAAGTAAATTGTGCATTTTGAATGCTAGAAAATCGACCCGTGAAAAATAATCTTTTTGCAATTTGTATAGGACAAGTTCGGATATTAATAAAAGGAACTTGATTAGTCTATCCTGATTTATAAGAAAAATCACATAGCCAGGATGTCTCGTCGACTTCCGGTTTTGACATACGTTGAGGAATACGTTTGCGGTTTGTTTTATTGACTATATAGCTTATATGGTTAGCATTCATGCTATTAAGAGCAATGTCACAAACCATATCGCGGGTTTGTAAAACCTAGTTTGGGCTATCGTTAATAGATACATGTTCTCGCAATGGATTACCCTTAAAATTCCTCTAACAATGTTAAATGGGTCAACAATCCTTTGGTATTTGGTAAGTCCCATGACGCACTACAGCGGGGGCGTTTCTTGGGAAAGTGTGAAATTCGTGTATTTCCTGAATTTTACACGATCTATTTATTTAAGACCCAGCTCATGTTCGCGTTCTTTGAACTCGAGGCGAAATAAATATACACGAGAATAAAACAGGATTGTCAGTAACGTTTTCAAAAATAAGCGATTCGGGTCGACGAATTCGagttttcagaaaaataaataaacttaatGGAATTACATCTACATTTCATGGTATTTGCTTTGAAGCGCCCGCAACAGTACACGTGCATATAGGATAAAATAAATCTAGAGTAGGAAGAAACTGCATTCTTCCATTCCGAAATACGGCTCAATCAGTCAGGGTGATTAGTGTATGTGGAATCCGAGTGTATTAAATGTAAAAAgattattataatatttgagCGTTATAGTTAATAAGCTAAGTCCCCGACGATGTATATCATTCATCCATATAAAACAACATTAGCGATTCGGCAAGAACCTTTGTCACCACGATGGGTAAATTTGGTATATGCACTGAAATATcaaagtttttaaatatttaggtaaaataaacaaaacaaaatggttTTCACGCACAAAAATGTTGATAAAAAAACGGTACAAATACCATAGAAATTGACTAGAAACAAAATGTCTGAATCTTGAGGTCAACAAACAATATTTTCGGTATACGATTAGGGAAACCTCAAACAATAATGTCATAGTAAAATCATTATCAATCAATCATTACACAAATGTATTAGATGACGGGTAGCTGTGTATAACACCAACATGAGAGTAACTGTTTCTGCCTTCTTGAGCGGGTGATGCACTGGCGATGTACTGTAATAAAAGTACTGTCTGAATAAAATTCTGAGAAAAGTCCACTGGAACGGGAAATAGAAAAATTACCGGACACTTTCATTGAAGTGTGTATAAACGAAAAATGATACACCTGTACAAGTTACTACATTTACTCAGCTTTTATCAGAGCAAAATGATGATAGTATATCATGTCTCATAAATTTACAGATAATCTATCTATGCAATTTTAAATACAGAACCAATGGAAGCAATTAAAAAGTATGATTGATTGATGTCACGTTAAAAAAGACTATTACATAGAATAATTTTGTTACGTCTTGACAAAATAATTTGCATAATATATTCGAGGAATTTTGCTGGTTAAAATATACGAAACTCAAAAAGcagatttaaataataaatttaaattagaagactgatatttttaaatttcgcaCTTCATGTCATTGTCACATTAGGAGTATCATTCCAAACACTACTGTCGCACCCCAAAACAATCAAACTTACTAAGTTATAAGCAGTTTATAAACGTGTCaggaataataaaatcaacagAAATGGAGAAAGAGTACGATATTGACGCGTTTCCGTGATTTTGAGCGGTGATTCAAAAACAACCGATGCGTTGCTTGTACGTGCACAAATCAATGCAGTCTTTCTGTTTGTTACTCACTGTAGTTTTTCACCAATTCAGTCAGTATACGCGTGTTTGCATTTCGATATGCGTCTACATTTTACAGATTATAAGAAAGTGGTAGACCAGTATAATCGAATGCCTTCCTCACCTATTGAGGTTTGAATATAAAGTTATCACCGCTAGATTTGTAATGAAACATATTTTCTCTGTCCAGTGAAATCAAATAACCACCGTCTAAATTATTGTATCaaactttcaaaatatatttttttactccCTAAGCTCGGAATGACGTTCCTTCATATGGCTTCATTTCTTTGCTCATATAACCATCGTCAATGAGGTGTATCTCATGATCTTGTTGATCATACATTTCATTTTCTAAATCTTCGGATTCAAACCCAGTATCAACTGCTCGTGACGTTTTCACGTATTGCACAATGTCGTTTTCGCTCGAACATTTtcttttaaatcaaatattattacttttcTCTGATCCACAATCAGTGTCGGTGCTGGAAGTGGAACTTCGGCGTGGCAAACTggaagttttaatattttcaacattaaAGTCATCAGTTATTGATCGTATTTGAATCTCTGTCTCGGGTCTATTCGTCGAAATTCcgttttgaaattctttttttgtAGTGTACTGTTCTTCGCAATCTGTCAGAATTGGAAAAGCTTCTTTGTCTTTCGCGAACTTATTTTTGTCCGGTGCCGGTATGATTTGAAAACCTTTGTCATGCACACTTAAGTTCTCATCATTGGAAAAAGTACTTGCCAGGTTCATATTCACCTCTAGTTTGTGTTGAGGTTCTTTTGATAATATTTGGTCAAATTTATTATCGAATCCTGAATCATATTGGTCATTAAAATTACCAATATTTGAAGAGGATATAGTTTCACCTTCGTCAACCAGAGAGGatgtatttttaaatgaattaatAGTCATATAATTTCCAGTTTCATGATTTAATGCAATTGTGCTCTCATTCGACTGATCAAATGATGTATTAtgtatttgattcgaaaaagaATAGACTCCATTTTGTAAATCTGTTGGCGAGATGTAATCCAGGTCGTTGCCAAATCCAGAGTCAACTTCATTGCGAATATCACTGACAGGGCGCGCAGTTTTTGCTTCTGTGCTGGTAATTTTGCAGATTTCTTCGTGTTGGTGATCTAAAAAGTAGTAAAACGTTTAAAACCAAAGAATAAGCTAATGAAAATTGTCACAATTCGAGCTGAAATATAGCTAAGGTACTCATAAATTTTATAGTTCAGGAAATATGtatgaatttcatttaaaaaatctaGGAATCATCTAATATTTGAAAGCTTACATGCGAAACAAATTTGGTCAGCTTGCTCTCCTCCACTCCGGTTACGTATAATTCTATTTTCTGGCAAGAAACTCTGCTCTTCTTCAATTTTGAACAGCTGTTTttcctaaaaatatatataaaaatggcGCTACAATATTGTCATAAATGCATTTAAACTTCGCAGACGAAAATCAgtgatttttaaaaagtttcgCATAATGGAAGCAAATTGAATATATCTGCGAGGCTGATGGGTCACATGGGGATCAGCGTTAAGAACATGGCCGTATGCTGTTCAATCACAATACTGTTTTTACTTTGGCTTATTACTCTTAAAATACTATACTGTAGTGATTAAGAggagtttatttttaaataaatctagACACGAATGTACTCACGGATATTTCTCGTTGAGTTGCCTTGTAGGAAGGAAAGCATttctgtatttttgttttatataaccAGAAGAAAATGATGATAAATATGAGAAGGGCAACGGCGACAACAACCCCTATAACAATAATTAGTCTGGTTGTTGATGTTTCGTcatctaaataaaatattgtatcaCTTAgtgaaaagattcgaaatatcaTCCACTTCGATGAAAATTATAAACACTTGTAAGATTGTCCGAACGAGTGTTTTTCAATCATTAGTTTTGGACGTTTGTTTATATAAACAACATAATACAATCCGCAGAAAAAAGCAATATATACCAGATATCGCCGTGAGTAGTTTGCAAGTTGAAGTAGGATTCCACACACCAGACACCTTTGAGAACCAACACAAAGCATTTCCTTTCTTAGTAGTTTTGTTATGCAGCAAAGATTCGATATCAGAAACTTTTCCATTTATTGTAcaattgattgaattattttccCATTCAACTTCTTCAGTCGTTTCAATCAACGTGAAATTTTTAATGCCAGTTACAAACTCATTGTCTTCATAGTGTCGACCATACGCAAGATAAGATTTCGCAGCTTCAAAAAAGCAGTAACGTCTGAAGAGTGATAACATCATTCAAATTATCGTACAAATAATACGATTGTTGGGCTAATGGCGTGGTTTAATGTTGTTGTGTAACAATGAGATTTATTGAATCTAACTAACTATTTTCTATCAAATAAATATGCTCCATCAGGGTGGTTTGCACTTACTGTACTTTGCGGCGTTGGTACTTGTCCGTGCTGGCATCCTCATGTTTTTTCAGGAAAAATATTTCCCCACTTACTTCGTAAAGACAGTCTACCTTCACCACATCGTCACACCACTTAGGCGGTGTTGTTTCGGTTTCGTATTCTGTGAATAAAACtagatatgaataaaaaaaaatgcacagttttacaatatatatttttttatcaaattttatgttacGCGCGACCGTTACCTTTTAGAATTAAAATCGCGTTTGTTCAgcaatttgtgataaaaatctTTACATTACCGTGTATTCCGTAGTAACAATACTTGTCTTTAGGTAGTGGCATAATGAGCATGAACATTTCGTCTCCGGCTTTAGGTCGCAAAGTGCAAAATTCGCTCCATTTTACTCCACAACAATCGCGAATTATTGTCCAATTTTTTTCTCCAATTCtaattaaaaattgttaaagtTATTGTTAAGGGAAGATATTCCACAGAATTgtatacaaaaacaaatcttattACATATTCGACCATTACTCAGATGTAAATACTACATGTAGAATACAAACATGAACTTACGATACGATGGTAAATGTTGGGTTCTTGGCGTACAATGCAGGCATTGTCGTGTTTACCCAGAATTGCACATCTTGTCTTGGTTTGTAGAGTTGTTTGTACGATATGCCCTTACATCCTGCCAACCAACCtgaataaatgaattaaaatcatAATTATTCGGAAAAATGCAATATTAATGTTTTGTTATTGAAATGCATCAAATTAATCGTAGTTTCTAACGCTGATGAAAGAAAACGCCATACCCACCTCCATAGTACTTTTCAATTTCACAATCTATTAGGTCCACATCGCACATATTTCCTTTGTATTGACATTCGGGTTCATTTTGTGATCTACTGGAAGATGAATCACGAAACACTAAACACCAAATAACAATTATCAAACTAAAGCTAACAGGCGGTTTCATTATATTCGCTTTCTTCTCAGAACTAATTTAGCAATATGATACTCTCCGTTAAATATTCTGCACAAAATATTGTGAACATGTTTAATAAAGTATATTCATATGTACAGAGTAAAGatataaattgaacaaaatacaGATTCTAAAAGTCCATTGATCTAGATAGAGTGAAATACAGTAGGCGAACATTTCTACAAACTTGGAATCTTCTACCTTTGGGGGAAAATTGGCTTGGGCTCAATGCTGAAGTATGCATTTCGGGCCATTTATGGATTAAATCACGTTGTAAATAATGTATAGTAATATTGTATAGCCGAAGATGAGTTAATTCATTTTTCGCAAGATTGAACATATTTGGCTTGAACTAGCTTCCAGGTTTTGTGTCAAAGATCTTCGAATGCGATGCGAAAATTATTTTCTCAATATGTTGAGGTTATAATCTAAAGAAAACTATGTCAATATCGAATCTCGTAGACATCTTTCAGTTGATAATCGCTTGTCTTAAATTTTTAAGTAGTTCTAACCAAGTATTCATACATAGAGCCATAGGAGATATACTGTTTATAATATACCACACACAACAATCATTTTGACTATATACCTTTATTTGCTGCTAGTTTACACCCTAGGGACAGTCGTGAGAATTATTAATATCTCTACGCGTCACTTTCTAATGCTTTCtatgggttccattacatttaaacccacgtacatttgaacccatgacaattgcacctgtatgctattgcacctatggaattttttttgtttttcggatagttgaactcatactaaccctaacccatgggttttagcacccgcctatagattgaacccgtggatatacacatgggttcaaatgtacggtcaccctttcTATGATATCTATAAGACATACTCAACAAACTTTCGAAACAAAAACCTAGTATTCTTGATGAAtcatttttcttataaatacCAACTTTTCTTTACTATAATAATCGATATTATACTTAATTATTGTAAATCCATTTCATTTAGAAACAAGCTATATATCGATATATCTGTCCCGTTGCAAGAACGTAACACGCTTGCAAATGGGGCATTCTGGAATTATGCGTCCAAATAAAACGGTTACAAATCCCGAGCCAAATTGTTGTTcgtaatgtatttttaaaatcttactACTCTGACTCGATTTGATGACTCGTTTGCCAGTAAATGTGCAAGttctgatatttattttttgaataaatgcaTCGAAAATCTTTACGGTTTATCAGCTACGACACTCGTTTACGTTCGTTCGTCATGGTCGCACATAGAACACTTTTAAGGCAACCAATCCATACTGGACTAATTAAAACATGTTGGTAAATATCTGCATTTGTTTATCTAATTCTGTTGAAAGGCCGAAGCAACGTTGACAAATCACAAAAACTATTGAGAAACGATAAACTTGGAACGATTCGAAGTCCTGCACATTTCCTCGTATGAGCAACTCGACGCGACAACCCCGGCTCAGACGCCCTCAACGCACTGCTGGAACTCGACAAAAATCCTGTCTCTGTAGAGATCAGCTGTAAGCGTATGATGATATCTCGCGTGTTTACTGAACTTACCCTGATACGGTTGTATCGACTGGAATGTATAACCATGATCAGATGTTCTTTTGCGCTATTTCCACCTTAGCAAGAGTGCCGAGATTTAATTTAGAACGGGAGAAATGATCATGGGATAT
This genomic interval from Styela clava chromosome 15, kaStyClav1.hap1.2, whole genome shotgun sequence contains the following:
- the LOC120334169 gene encoding uncharacterized protein LOC120334169, encoding MKPPVSFSLIIVIWCLVFRDSSSSRSQNEPECQYKGNMCDVDLIDCEIEKYYGGWLAGCKGISYKQLYKPRQDVQFWVNTTMPALYAKNPTFTIVSIGEKNWTIIRDCCGVKWSEFCTLRPKAGDEMFMLIMPLPKDKYCYYGIHEYETETTPPKWCDDVVKVDCLYEVSGEIFFLKKHEDASTDKYQRRKVQRYCFFEAAKSYLAYGRHYEDNEFVTGIKNFTLIETTEEVEWENNSINCTINGKVSDIESLLHNKTTKKGNALCWFSKVSGVWNPTSTCKLLTAISDDETSTTRLIIVIGVVVAVALLIFIIIFFWLYKTKIQKCFPSYKATQREISEKQLFKIEEEQSFLPENRIIRNRSGGEQADQICFAYHQHEEICKITSTEAKTARPVSDIRNEVDSGFGNDLDYISPTDLQNGVYSFSNQIHNTSFDQSNESTIALNHETGNYMTINSFKNTSSLVDEGETISSSNIGNFNDQYDSGFDNKFDQILSKEPQHKLEVNMNLASTFSNDENLSVHDKGFQIIPAPDKNKFAKDKEAFPILTDCEEQYTTKKEFQNGISTNRPETEIQIRSITDDFNVENIKTSSLPRRSSTSSTDTDCGSEKSNNI